The Saprospiraceae bacterium genome contains the following window.
ACGGTCTCATTGGATGAAAAAATTAAAACAATCATCAAAACGCTGACTGATTATATAAAAAATTCGAATACACAAGGAATTCAATCGTTAATTCCATTAACCAGTGAATTAATCAAACAATATCCGGAGAGTCCAAAATCATATGCGTTGATGGCTGATTTGCATTTTCAAATGGATGATTTAGTGCACTCCTGCCGATTTTATATCAAAACAATTTCGTTAGGTACAGTCCCCTATTCAGTTTGGGAAAACTTATTGAATTGCATTATTTCTTTAAAACATTGGAATGCACTTTCTTATTATTCAAATATGTGTATGGATTTCTACCCTGCACAAAGTTTTCCAAACTACTGTCAACTCTTAGCTTCGTTACAGTTACATAAACTTAATTTTTCTGAGTCGGATTTAAAAACCCTGCTTTTAAAAGTAAAATACAATCCAGTCAGAAATACAGATGCACTTATACTTGCTGCGCGATTGTATAAAATGAATCAAATATTGGTTGCGTCTGATTCCGCATGGCAGCAAGCCTTGCGTTCAAACTACAATGAACTTGCATTATTGGAATATTCACTCGATCAATCTGTTATCAATGGTTCAATTAGTGATGCCACACTCGCTACGCTTTTGAAATCAGGTCAAATTCATTTTGCAACCAAATTTTACAAAATTGCACAAATTTATTTCAATCGGAAAGATTTTGCAAAAGCACGTGATTACCTGGAAGAAACATTAAAATTCCCTATTGCGAAAAAGAAAGAATTGTTTCAAATGGTTGCATCCGTTTATGAAGCTTTAGGAGATACGCAACAAGCTAATCTCTCATTAGTAACAGCCAATGAATTTTCAGAAGAACGCATGGAGTATCCATTTATGCTTCAAAGCAAGGGAAAATGAAATTTTTGCTTTTAAATTTAGTAATCCTGTGTATCCTGATTGCTTCTTGCCATACAGCTAAAAAGCAATCCGAAATCGACCGCAATTCGAATGCAAAGAAACTAGACTCTTGCAATGTCGATTGCTTGCTTAATAAAATAACTGCAAATCAAAATTTACACTACTTTATGGGTAAAGGATCCATTCGGTATCGATTTGAAAATGACCGTCAGGATGCCCGCATTACACTTTACGCAATAAAAGATAGCCTCTGTTTAATTTCATTAAAAAAATTAGGAGTGGAGGCTTTTAGAATTTTATTATTGCCCGATCACATCCTTGTAATAGACCGCTTAAA
Protein-coding sequences here:
- a CDS encoding tetratricopeptide repeat protein, coding for MHRLYHTILINILVSFTAFSQEVEKNLLNQGILIDALKEEQIGNRQKAIDLFIKLKYAPETKGVSNYYLARIYREQGKHDEAMSAIDESIAAEPQNKWYLILKANLAEDYGQFQIIAEVYQKLSQLEPDNYTYYDNAALNYLKAEDFDNALIVLNASQLHFGLLPPIGIKKSKILVLQKKSKKALSLLEECLVKYPGHLELIEEIRSIALEENNTDLLNKYGLKTKSVDVESQNQQAQQNLTNLINNTTVSLDEKIKTIIKTLTDYIKNSNTQGIQSLIPLTSELIKQYPESPKSYALMADLHFQMDDLVHSCRFYIKTISLGTVPYSVWENLLNCIISLKHWNALSYYSNMCMDFYPAQSFPNYCQLLASLQLHKLNFSESDLKTLLLKVKYNPVRNTDALILAARLYKMNQILVASDSAWQQALRSNYNELALLEYSLDQSVINGSISDATLATLLKSGQIHFATKFYKIAQIYFNRKDFAKARDYLEETLKFPIAKKKELFQMVASVYEALGDTQQANLSLVTANEFSEERMEYPFMLQSKGK